From a region of the Brevibacterium siliguriense genome:
- a CDS encoding MFS transporter: MRDSHTQTSSTSAEAAPGHAPNVDPAPTAGRPAPVLWPLHLGAFLATFMFSVSNVAIPAVKADIGASDATSALIVGLFSAAFASGLILFGRIGDRFGRRRLFMIGTGALVITSIAVGLAPDPLFLLVARATQGLAAAVMMPQILASFQHSLSGAARLKAISLFGAFSGVGTVGGQVLGGGLISLFGETWGWRAAFLSCAVAAAAAYLGSLRLTESHSIDPAPLDAPGAILLGVGMICLVTGLALGPVTGWLPIPAILLAVSVLGFATFVVWQSRADATGRFPLIPPAVVAVPAAWVGMLMALVFFAGFGTFLFNFSLVSQTGHSDPAYVSGLTLALFCIAFLISSLMVHRLVASFTGPGTMLLGTGLQVAGLLGIAWVSSSAGTGWQLWFQVPALVLGAGQAMQFGPLVGTVVGAVPDRVAGLSGGLIATMQQSGIAVGVALLGALFHSLTAVFGFDIAFAFACLVQILLSIAFGAGAWYLLRVSGRATRTSGQSA, translated from the coding sequence ATGAGAGATTCCCACACGCAGACATCATCGACCTCCGCCGAGGCGGCTCCCGGTCACGCGCCCAACGTCGACCCCGCCCCCACCGCAGGCCGTCCTGCCCCCGTCCTTTGGCCGCTCCACCTCGGGGCGTTCCTCGCGACGTTCATGTTCTCCGTCTCGAACGTCGCGATTCCTGCAGTGAAAGCAGACATCGGCGCGAGCGACGCGACATCGGCTCTCATCGTCGGTCTGTTCTCCGCCGCCTTCGCCTCCGGCCTCATCCTCTTCGGTCGCATCGGAGACCGTTTCGGACGTCGCCGCCTGTTCATGATCGGCACGGGCGCGCTTGTCATCACCTCAATCGCCGTCGGACTGGCACCCGATCCGCTCTTCCTGCTCGTGGCTCGCGCAACCCAGGGCTTGGCAGCGGCGGTGATGATGCCGCAGATCCTCGCGAGCTTCCAGCATTCGCTGTCCGGAGCCGCACGGTTGAAGGCGATCAGCCTCTTCGGCGCATTCTCCGGAGTCGGCACCGTCGGTGGTCAGGTCCTCGGCGGCGGACTCATCTCCCTCTTCGGCGAGACCTGGGGATGGCGGGCGGCATTCCTCAGCTGTGCGGTCGCCGCCGCAGCTGCCTATCTCGGTTCCCTGCGTCTGACCGAATCACACAGCATCGACCCGGCACCCCTCGACGCCCCTGGTGCGATCCTCCTCGGCGTCGGCATGATCTGCCTCGTCACCGGACTGGCGCTGGGACCGGTCACCGGCTGGCTGCCCATACCGGCGATCCTGCTGGCAGTCAGCGTCTTGGGCTTCGCGACTTTCGTCGTGTGGCAGTCCCGAGCCGACGCGACAGGCAGGTTCCCACTCATCCCGCCCGCCGTCGTCGCGGTTCCAGCCGCGTGGGTGGGAATGCTCATGGCCCTCGTCTTCTTCGCTGGGTTCGGCACCTTCCTCTTCAATTTCTCCTTGGTCTCCCAGACCGGACATTCTGATCCGGCATATGTCTCCGGCCTCACGCTCGCATTGTTCTGTATCGCATTCCTCATCTCCTCCCTGATGGTTCATCGCCTGGTCGCATCTTTCACCGGTCCCGGCACGATGCTGTTGGGCACCGGTCTGCAGGTCGCTGGTCTCCTCGGAATCGCGTGGGTCTCGTCGAGCGCGGGAACTGGATGGCAGCTGTGGTTCCAGGTTCCTGCGCTCGTCCTCGGCGCGGGGCAGGCCATGCAGTTCGGCCCGTTGGTGGGCACCGTCGTCGGCGCTGTCCCTGACAGGGTCGCAGGGCTGAGCGGCGGCCTCATCGCGACGATGCAGCAATCGGGAATCGCCGTGGGTGTCGCCCTCCTCGGCGCGCTCTTCCACTCCCTCACCGCCGTGTTCGGTTTCGATATTGCGTTTGCCTTCGCCTGCCTGGTGCAGATTCTGCTGAGCATCGCATTCGGCGCGGGCGCGTGGTATCTGCTCCGAGTCAGCGGTCGAGCGACCCGCACCTCGGGGCAATCGGCATAG
- a CDS encoding YciI family protein: protein MKFMLIMRTVDQAAVEPMAEADFDEMIAAMSAYNESMINSGVMSDGAGLADPSEGAVVDFSGDEPTAASGAYGDLREPFNGFWIVEAATQDEAIDWAKRRRWKPDPRSRCAVSTAPKTSPKAANGFRKRRNGSNWPPQQRLTPAVIPNRVAPPTRFVHRGRSRLD from the coding sequence ATGAAATTCATGCTCATCATGCGCACCGTCGACCAAGCCGCCGTCGAACCGATGGCCGAAGCCGATTTCGACGAGATGATCGCCGCCATGAGCGCATACAACGAATCGATGATCAACTCCGGAGTCATGTCCGACGGCGCAGGCCTGGCCGATCCGTCAGAAGGCGCCGTCGTCGACTTCTCCGGCGACGAACCCACTGCCGCGTCCGGCGCCTACGGAGACCTGCGGGAGCCGTTCAACGGATTCTGGATCGTCGAGGCCGCCACCCAGGACGAAGCCATCGACTGGGCGAAGAGGCGCCGCTGGAAGCCAGATCCCAGATCGAGGTGCGCCGTATCAACGGCCCCGAAGACTTCCCCGAAGGCAGCGAATGGGTTCAGAAAGAGAAGGAATGGATCGAACTGGCCGCCTCAACAACGCCTGACCCCTGCCGTCATCCCGAACCGTGTGGCCCCGCCCACTCGTTTTGTCCACCGAGGTCGCTCTCGACTAGACTGA
- a CDS encoding L,D-transpeptidase, whose translation MSTKIQGAIAALSALALLTACTPSSDGPDATRNGANKTAEAAADPEFRVGAVSSEAAESASESTPSSQPSEDATSTAKPSQSTDAATAMPVAGDFGEVTESGDKIALEAGQRIGISVENADLSDISVTEEAHPRIAHDPGTFFDASGTALETDDEAQAGSTVPSSTESETADDGSKDTETDDKDSAETVAAPDESAAWISTYGLVADSEYTLKVTATTADGDEVDLDATITVGASDGAPMSVRTTLADDQTVGVAAPIMLNFGSTVSKDFRDDVERRLSVKVTDEDGKEREVEGSWGWLYDDPQSRLHFRPKEFWPAHSKVSVDVPLKDVPTGENSVGKNDLTLDFEIGRKQVVKADVKTHRMTVTRDGKQVMDFPASLGAPKSPSYNGTHVVMSKAADYTMTSEQWDYETDVQWAVRIHNNGEFIHAAPWSAGVQGSQNVSHGCINLTTQRAKEYYDSAIFGDPVEITGSHVSLSTNDSDISDWVYSWDEWKKLSALD comes from the coding sequence TTGTCCACGAAGATCCAAGGGGCCATTGCCGCCCTTTCGGCACTGGCCCTGCTCACGGCATGCACTCCGTCGAGCGATGGTCCCGATGCGACCCGCAACGGCGCGAACAAGACCGCCGAGGCGGCCGCCGATCCCGAATTCCGCGTCGGAGCCGTCTCCTCCGAGGCAGCAGAATCCGCGTCCGAATCGACGCCGAGCTCCCAGCCCAGCGAGGATGCGACCTCCACTGCGAAGCCGAGTCAGTCCACCGATGCGGCCACGGCGATGCCCGTCGCCGGTGACTTCGGCGAGGTGACCGAATCCGGCGACAAGATCGCCCTCGAGGCCGGCCAGCGGATCGGCATCTCCGTCGAGAACGCCGACCTCAGTGACATCTCCGTCACCGAGGAGGCCCACCCCCGAATCGCGCACGATCCCGGCACGTTCTTCGATGCTTCGGGCACCGCGCTCGAGACAGATGACGAGGCCCAAGCCGGTTCGACGGTGCCGAGCTCCACCGAGTCCGAGACCGCCGACGATGGTTCGAAGGACACCGAAACAGACGACAAGGACTCCGCCGAGACGGTAGCCGCCCCGGACGAGTCCGCCGCCTGGATCTCGACCTACGGCCTCGTCGCCGACAGCGAATACACCCTGAAAGTCACCGCCACCACTGCCGACGGAGACGAAGTCGACCTCGACGCGACGATCACCGTCGGCGCCAGCGACGGCGCACCGATGTCGGTGCGCACAACGCTCGCCGATGATCAGACGGTCGGCGTCGCCGCTCCCATAATGCTCAACTTCGGCTCCACCGTATCCAAGGACTTCCGTGATGACGTGGAACGCCGCCTCTCGGTCAAGGTCACCGATGAGGACGGCAAGGAACGGGAGGTCGAAGGCTCATGGGGTTGGCTCTACGACGATCCGCAGTCTCGACTGCATTTCCGCCCGAAGGAGTTCTGGCCGGCTCATTCGAAGGTCTCCGTCGACGTCCCGCTCAAGGACGTGCCGACCGGTGAGAACAGCGTGGGCAAGAACGATCTCACCCTCGATTTCGAGATCGGTCGCAAGCAGGTCGTCAAGGCCGATGTGAAGACCCACCGCATGACCGTCACCCGTGACGGCAAACAGGTCATGGACTTCCCGGCTTCCCTCGGAGCACCGAAGTCCCCGTCGTACAACGGCACACATGTGGTGATGTCGAAGGCCGCGGACTACACGATGACCTCCGAACAGTGGGACTACGAGACCGACGTCCAGTGGGCGGTGCGCATCCACAACAACGGCGAATTCATCCACGCCGCTCCGTGGTCGGCAGGCGTCCAGGGCTCTCAGAACGTCTCGCACGGCTGCATCAACCTCACCACCCAACGGGCGAAGGAGTACTACGATTCCGCGATCTTCGGCGATCCCGTCGAGATCACCGGTTCACATGTGAGCCTGTCGACCAATGACAGCGATATCTCGGACTGGGTCTATTCCTGGGACGAATGGAAGAAGCTGAGCGCCCTCGACTGA
- a CDS encoding iron-siderophore ABC transporter substrate-binding protein — protein sequence MSVPHSRRAVIAGALVALSLTATACGQGSQAAEEPGSANFETVKIKHALGEAVIESEPERVVTLGQGSTETAIALGKTPVGMEEYAWGSDDTGYMPWIYEAVKDKGEELPKQFQGDTELDVEAIAELEPDVILAPWSGITAEQYKQLDSIAPTVAYPKQPWTIEWDEQITTIGKALGQEKESEGLVDDIKTQLKEAKRDEYKGLTFSYIYNSGPGTLGVFYPTEQRVAMVSALGLTPDPVIDELKKEYDEPGTDSALIGLENADKLNDSDLIFTFYSDEKNKKEVESQGLYANIPAIKSGAVVASEDQAFVTGSSIINPLTVPWTLERYVPMIDKAVKKLDK from the coding sequence ATGTCAGTTCCTCACAGCCGCCGGGCCGTCATCGCCGGAGCGCTCGTCGCGCTCTCACTCACCGCCACGGCCTGCGGGCAGGGATCGCAGGCCGCGGAGGAACCCGGATCCGCGAACTTCGAGACCGTGAAGATCAAACACGCGCTCGGCGAAGCGGTCATCGAATCCGAGCCCGAACGCGTCGTCACCCTCGGCCAGGGATCGACGGAAACCGCGATCGCTTTGGGTAAGACGCCGGTCGGGATGGAGGAATATGCCTGGGGATCCGATGACACCGGCTACATGCCGTGGATCTACGAGGCCGTGAAGGACAAGGGGGAGGAGCTGCCCAAGCAGTTCCAGGGCGATACGGAACTCGATGTCGAGGCCATTGCCGAGCTCGAACCTGATGTCATCCTCGCTCCCTGGTCCGGAATCACGGCCGAACAGTACAAGCAGCTCGACTCCATCGCCCCGACCGTGGCCTATCCGAAGCAGCCGTGGACCATCGAATGGGATGAGCAGATCACCACGATCGGCAAAGCGCTCGGTCAGGAGAAGGAATCCGAAGGGCTCGTCGACGACATCAAGACGCAGTTGAAAGAGGCCAAGCGTGACGAATACAAGGGCCTCACGTTCTCCTATATCTACAACTCCGGTCCCGGCACCCTCGGCGTCTTCTATCCCACCGAGCAGCGTGTGGCGATGGTCTCGGCGCTCGGACTGACTCCGGATCCGGTCATCGACGAGCTGAAGAAGGAATACGACGAGCCGGGAACGGACTCTGCGCTGATCGGTCTGGAGAACGCGGACAAGCTCAACGATTCGGACCTCATCTTCACCTTCTACTCCGATGAGAAGAACAAGAAGGAGGTCGAATCGCAGGGACTGTACGCGAACATTCCTGCGATCAAATCCGGAGCCGTCGTGGCCTCCGAAGACCAGGCCTTCGTCACCGGATCCTCGATCATCAACCCGCTCACCGTCCCCTGGACGCTCGAGCGCTATGTGCCGATGATCGACAAAGCCGTGAAGAAGCTCGACAAGTAA
- a CDS encoding helix-turn-helix domain-containing protein — protein sequence MTDMLPHTPTPPPLWREALGRALRLRRADLGLTLAQVSHRSGVSTQFLSEIERGLKDPSSEVIEAVAEVLGLQLPQILVLAAFGLTSGVPATALLSATDMTRAAPAPPAAGQVRLALAA from the coding sequence ATGACCGACATGCTCCCGCACACCCCGACCCCGCCGCCGCTGTGGCGTGAGGCGCTCGGCCGCGCTCTCCGACTGCGCCGTGCCGATTTGGGTCTCACACTGGCTCAGGTCTCCCACCGGTCCGGGGTCTCCACCCAGTTCCTCTCCGAGATCGAACGCGGGCTCAAGGACCCGTCGTCCGAGGTCATCGAGGCCGTGGCCGAGGTGCTCGGGCTCCAGCTGCCGCAGATCCTCGTCCTCGCGGCCTTCGGCCTGACTTCCGGGGTCCCTGCGACCGCGCTGCTGTCGGCGACCGACATGACGCGAGCCGCACCTGCTCCGCCTGCAGCGGGTCAGGTACGGCTCGCTCTCGCAGCCTAG
- a CDS encoding SHOCT domain-containing protein has protein sequence MHMEHGPLAWPFFFLIPIFWVLVIGLIVTLIVTLNRRRWRQAGGSPWAAAEREGTRRAEATLAQRFAQGDIEEAEYRARLEVLRANRLEAGNG, from the coding sequence ATGCACATGGAACACGGACCGCTGGCCTGGCCGTTCTTCTTCCTCATCCCGATCTTCTGGGTCCTCGTCATCGGACTCATCGTCACCCTCATCGTGACCCTCAATCGTCGCCGGTGGCGGCAGGCCGGGGGATCGCCGTGGGCGGCTGCAGAACGAGAGGGAACAAGGAGGGCCGAGGCGACTCTGGCCCAGCGCTTCGCCCAGGGGGACATCGAGGAGGCCGAATACCGTGCCCGACTGGAAGTGCTGCGGGCGAACCGGCTCGAGGCCGGGAACGGCTAG
- a CDS encoding response regulator transcription factor translates to MTPIRVAIADDHQLVRAGFALLLDSEDDIEVTIQASGGYALLEALRTAPADVVLMDIRMPDGDGLWATEEIADDPRLDAVRVVLVTTFGLDEYIVRAVRAGASGFLLKDTDPTDLIRAVRVVAAGEALLSPEVTKYLLSRMSLGLKAEPDSGLDVLTDREREVLALVGRGQSNDEIAESLVLSPLTAKTHVSRIMTKVGARDRVHLVVLAYESGLVSPGWLNEH, encoded by the coding sequence ATGACACCGATCCGAGTCGCCATCGCCGATGACCATCAGCTCGTGCGCGCCGGCTTCGCCTTACTGCTCGATTCCGAGGACGATATCGAGGTCACGATCCAAGCTTCCGGCGGGTACGCCCTGCTCGAGGCGCTGCGCACAGCACCCGCCGACGTCGTCCTCATGGACATCCGCATGCCCGACGGAGACGGACTGTGGGCGACGGAGGAGATCGCCGACGATCCGCGGCTCGACGCCGTCCGGGTGGTGCTCGTGACGACCTTCGGACTCGACGAGTACATCGTCCGCGCCGTGCGCGCCGGGGCAAGCGGCTTCCTGCTGAAGGACACCGACCCGACCGACCTCATCCGCGCCGTTCGCGTCGTGGCCGCCGGTGAGGCCCTGCTCTCACCCGAAGTCACGAAATACCTGCTCTCCCGCATGTCCTTGGGGCTGAAGGCAGAACCCGACTCCGGGCTCGACGTTCTCACCGACCGCGAACGCGAAGTTCTCGCGCTCGTCGGGCGCGGGCAGTCGAACGACGAGATCGCCGAATCGCTCGTGCTCTCCCCACTGACTGCGAAAACCCATGTCTCGCGCATCATGACGAAGGTCGGGGCCAGAGATCGCGTCCACCTCGTCGTCCTCGCCTACGAATCGGGGCTGGTCTCGCCCGGTTGGCTGAACGAGCACTGA
- a CDS encoding sensor histidine kinase: protein MRPDRSAPAEGTPPRARRQVVLLTVAAAVLQLPFAIVLAVQTETSAAAMIIRIGSAVLSPVIFFVSARWPGPRVAVLAGLVLLDVLVWAAVTPDPGPGGFGMGPGAWSDRGPWSPAEAGPGTTPFYAAFLFAVVAAIVRGNAFWAIASAAGVWAGCLLLGPLLGIGWSVGRVVSATMGLAIAVGIGAFVRRRSELRRQEAVRQNARHAEVVQAERLRIARDLHDVLGHALSQINVQAGVGEHLIDRDPEQARSALAAIRELSRTGLNEVRTVLHTMRSDTGAAEVSGPAPLAPVLGLDAVPALVSRLVGSTDIRVDDRRSTDAEGVRETPGQSTDAAAYRIIQEALTNVLRHAAAGSAQVVIARNSDRLRVRISDDGTGLPDGVEGTGIMGMRERAKLLKGSLTLTSEGRQGTAVDVDLPWNADHAELPDEEPHR from the coding sequence ATGAGACCGGACCGCTCCGCACCCGCGGAAGGAACTCCGCCGCGCGCACGCAGGCAAGTCGTCCTGCTCACCGTCGCCGCAGCTGTGCTGCAGCTGCCGTTCGCCATCGTGCTCGCCGTGCAGACCGAGACGTCTGCCGCCGCGATGATCATCCGCATCGGCTCCGCGGTCCTCTCACCGGTGATCTTCTTCGTCTCAGCGCGGTGGCCCGGACCGCGCGTGGCCGTACTGGCAGGGCTCGTCCTCCTCGACGTCCTGGTGTGGGCGGCGGTGACTCCCGATCCGGGCCCCGGCGGTTTCGGTATGGGACCGGGTGCGTGGAGCGACCGCGGTCCCTGGTCGCCCGCGGAGGCCGGGCCGGGGACGACGCCGTTCTATGCCGCCTTCCTCTTCGCCGTCGTCGCCGCGATCGTCCGTGGAAATGCATTCTGGGCGATCGCTTCGGCGGCGGGAGTATGGGCGGGCTGTCTGCTGCTGGGTCCCCTGCTGGGAATCGGCTGGTCGGTGGGGCGGGTGGTCTCGGCGACGATGGGACTCGCCATCGCCGTGGGCATCGGCGCGTTCGTCCGCCGGCGCAGCGAGCTCCGTCGCCAGGAGGCAGTTCGACAGAACGCACGCCACGCCGAGGTCGTCCAGGCCGAACGACTGCGCATCGCCCGGGACCTCCACGACGTCCTCGGCCATGCTCTGTCCCAGATCAATGTCCAAGCCGGAGTCGGCGAACACCTCATCGACCGCGATCCGGAACAGGCGCGGTCCGCACTCGCGGCCATCAGAGAACTCAGCCGCACAGGGCTCAACGAAGTGCGCACCGTGCTGCACACAATGCGCTCCGACACCGGTGCTGCGGAAGTCTCAGGACCGGCGCCCTTGGCTCCGGTCCTCGGGCTCGACGCCGTTCCGGCGCTGGTCTCCCGCCTCGTCGGCTCCACTGACATCAGGGTGGACGACCGGCGGTCCACAGACGCCGAGGGTGTGAGAGAGACACCCGGCCAGTCAACGGACGCAGCCGCCTATCGGATCATCCAGGAAGCACTGACGAACGTGCTCAGACATGCTGCGGCCGGCAGCGCACAGGTCGTCATCGCACGGAACTCGGACCGGCTGCGAGTGCGCATCAGCGATGATGGGACGGGACTCCCAGACGGAGTCGAAGGGACGGGAATCATGGGCATGCGTGAGAGGGCGAAGCTGCTGAAAGGGTCGCTCACCCTGACTTCGGAAGGTCGGCAGGGAACCGCCGTCGACGTCGACCTCCCCTGGAACGCCGACCATGCAGAGCTGCCCGACGAGGAGCCGCACCGATGA